From Xyrauchen texanus isolate HMW12.3.18 chromosome 9, RBS_HiC_50CHRs, whole genome shotgun sequence, the proteins below share one genomic window:
- the czib gene encoding CXXC motif containing zinc binding protein has translation MGKFGLQFKATLENVTNVRPVGDDFRWYLKLKCGNCAEVSDKWQYINLLDSMPLKGGRGSASMVQKCKLCSRENSIDILKDTITPYNAEDSERFKTIVQFECRGLEPVDFQPQAGFAAKGAETSTQFPEINLQEKDWTDYDEKASESVGIYEVTHQFIKC, from the exons ATGGGG AAATTTGGATTGCAGTTTAAAGCCACTTTGGAGAATGTTACAAACGTAAGGCCGGTAGGGGATGATTTCCGCTGGTATTTGAAG CTCAAATGTGGGAATTGTGCTGAGGTGTCGGATAAATGGCAGTACATCAACTTACTG GACAGCATGCCACTGAAAGGAGGACGAGGAAGTGCTAGTATGGTTCAGAAGTGCAAACTGTGTTCCCGGGAAAACTCAATAG ATATCCTGAAGGACACAATTACACCTTACAAT GCAGAAGACAGTGAAAGGTTTAAGACAATAGTGCAGTTTGAGTGTCGAGGGCTGGAACCAGTTGATTTTCAACCTCAG GCTGGTTTTGCTGCTAAAGGAGCAGAGACCTCCACCCAGTTCCCTGAGATCAACCTTCAAGAGAAA gACTGGACAGACTACGATGAGAAGGCCAGTGAATCTGTGGGTATCTATGAGGTCACACACCAATTCATCAAGTGCTGA